The nucleotide window CTCCCCCCGCCGGATGAAATGCTGGGTCGTCACCATGGCAACGCGTCGCCGCCAGAGGTTCCGCGAGCCCGCGAGCCGGTCCAGGATCGCCCGCGAACGTCGCTCGAGGTAGGGCCCAAGGACGTACGGGGCCGACAGGTCCACGAGGGCCCAATTGTCGACGCGGTCGAGGTTGCGAAGGTAGAACGCCGCGATCCGCCGCCGGCCCGTCTCGTCGGCGCGACGGACCTGCTCGCCCAGCACAAGAAGCGCAAGGGCGCGGTCCTCGTACCACTCCGAGGCTAGCATGCGCCCGACCTCGCCAAGCGGAAGGTCCCGGTGCTCGCGGGCAAGCGCTCGCATCTGCGGATTGCGCACGCCCAGGAACTTTTGACCCTCCGCGTACGCGCCCTTGCCCGTTTTGAAATACCCGGCGTTGACGCGCGCCCGAGCGGGGGAGGCAAGCGCCCGGAGTTCCCGTTGTGCAGCAAGAAGCGGCATACGGCCTACCGCGGGACGTCTCTTAGGACCCCCG belongs to Candidatus Thermoplasmatota archaeon and includes:
- a CDS encoding DNA alkylation repair protein; protein product: MPLLAAQRELRALASPARARVNAGYFKTGKGAYAEGQKFLGVRNPQMRALAREHRDLPLGEVGRMLASEWYEDRALALLVLGEQVRRADETGRRRIAAFYLRNLDRVDNWALVDLSAPYVLGPYLERRSRAILDRLAGSRNLWRRRVAMVTTQHFIRRGETGDALRIARLLLDDEHDLIHKAVGWMLREVGERTPGDLGAFLDRHAASMPRTMLRYAIEKLPAATRRRYLDARAKRRVASARPKR